In one Candidatus Zixiibacteriota bacterium genomic region, the following are encoded:
- a CDS encoding ATP-binding cassette domain-containing protein, which yields MYFLPKMMAGSDINGNLFRLEQVSYSSGEVEILHDITLEVPRGEIVLLTGPSGSGKSTLLRIFNTLLTPSRGRVYYKGKDLGDFNPVEFRSRTILSGQKPILLEGTVRDNLLLPFSLKSNQGRQADDHLFAGLLEKVDLPSSFLDKKAGMLSGGEAQRMALARVLALRPETLLLDEPTSALDISHEERVLAFMESLRGKINLIVVAHSTAYLDLADRVIILKNGRLNRLADELSATEFKAILGENI from the coding sequence GTGTATTTTTTGCCTAAGATGATGGCAGGAAGCGATATAAACGGAAACCTGTTTCGGCTGGAGCAGGTCAGCTACTCAAGCGGGGAAGTCGAAATACTGCACGATATCACTCTCGAGGTTCCCCGGGGTGAAATTGTCCTCCTTACCGGACCCTCAGGCTCCGGCAAAAGTACTTTGCTCAGAATTTTCAACACGCTGTTAACTCCTTCGCGGGGAAGAGTATACTATAAAGGAAAAGATTTGGGCGACTTCAACCCGGTCGAGTTTCGTTCCAGAACGATTCTCTCCGGCCAAAAACCGATCTTGCTCGAAGGCACTGTGCGCGATAATCTCCTCCTCCCGTTTTCGCTCAAAAGCAATCAGGGCAGGCAGGCCGACGATCACTTATTTGCCGGACTTCTCGAAAAGGTCGATCTGCCTTCTTCATTTTTGGATAAAAAGGCGGGCATGCTGTCCGGCGGAGAAGCTCAACGTATGGCTCTGGCACGGGTGCTGGCCCTGCGACCGGAGACCCTGCTTTTGGATGAACCGACCTCGGCTCTGGATATCTCGCACGAGGAAAGAGTTTTGGCTTTCATGGAATCACTGCGGGGTAAAATCAACCTGATCGTGGTAGCCCATTCGACAGCCTATCTCGACCTGGCCGACCGGGTGATTATCCTCAAAAACGGCCGGCTTAACCGCCTCGCAGATGAACTCAGCGCTACCGAATTTAAGGCTATACTGGGAGAAAACATCTGA
- a CDS encoding aldehyde dehydrogenase family protein, which produces MAIEGLKDVLADLGLEEINQGGSDGTSWFGSGKESKSISPIDGSVIATVKQVTKEEYDRIIDANQKAFEIWREIPAPKRGEIVRQFGHALREKKDSLGKLVTIEMGKSVQEGWGEVQEMIDICDFACGQSRMLYGKMTHSERYRHRMYEQWHPLGTVGIISAFNFPVAVWSWNLAIAMVCGDVCTWKPASHVPLTAIACQKIMMGILKANDLPGGISTLIIGRGSEIGEVMLEDNRMPLISYTGSTKIGQHISEVVSKRFGRTILELGGNNALIITPDADLQLAAKAVLFGAVGTAGQRCTSTRRVIVEKSIKNNFIELLKSYYEKVTIGNPLDQSNLMGPMVDASSTDVYLEAIEIMKKQGGALLWGGEKMDLEGGCYVTPSVAEVTPGLEIVKEETFAPLLYIIEYDNPVTNAIRIQNDVPQGLSSSIFTNNMLEAEEFLSAVGSDCGIANVNVGTSGAEIGLAFGGEKETGGGRESGSDAWKEYMRRQSNTINWSGRAELAQGIKFD; this is translated from the coding sequence ATGGCGATAGAAGGTTTAAAAGATGTTCTGGCTGATCTCGGGCTGGAGGAGATTAACCAGGGCGGTTCCGATGGTACCAGCTGGTTCGGTTCCGGCAAGGAATCCAAAAGCATCAGCCCGATCGATGGTTCGGTGATCGCGACTGTAAAACAGGTCACCAAAGAAGAATATGACAGGATTATCGATGCCAACCAGAAGGCGTTTGAGATCTGGCGCGAGATACCTGCTCCGAAGCGGGGTGAAATAGTGCGCCAGTTCGGCCATGCCCTGCGGGAGAAGAAAGATTCGCTGGGCAAGCTGGTGACGATCGAGATGGGCAAATCGGTTCAGGAGGGCTGGGGCGAAGTGCAGGAAATGATCGATATCTGCGATTTCGCCTGTGGCCAGTCGCGGATGCTGTACGGCAAGATGACTCACTCCGAGCGTTACCGTCATAGGATGTACGAACAGTGGCATCCGCTCGGAACGGTAGGTATCATCTCCGCTTTCAATTTCCCGGTGGCGGTCTGGTCCTGGAATCTGGCAATCGCGATGGTTTGTGGCGATGTCTGTACCTGGAAACCGGCCTCTCATGTTCCCCTGACCGCGATTGCCTGCCAGAAAATCATGATGGGGATTCTCAAGGCCAACGATCTTCCGGGTGGAATTTCGACCCTGATCATAGGGCGCGGTTCCGAGATCGGTGAGGTAATGCTCGAGGATAACAGGATGCCCCTGATCAGTTATACCGGTTCGACCAAGATCGGTCAGCATATCTCGGAAGTTGTGTCAAAACGCTTCGGGCGTACGATCCTGGAACTGGGTGGAAACAACGCCCTGATAATCACTCCCGACGCCGATCTGCAGCTGGCGGCCAAGGCGGTGCTTTTCGGCGCAGTCGGAACTGCCGGTCAGAGGTGTACCTCAACCCGGCGGGTGATAGTCGAAAAATCTATCAAAAACAACTTCATCGAACTTTTGAAATCCTATTATGAAAAAGTCACTATCGGCAATCCGCTGGATCAGAGCAACCTGATGGGTCCGATGGTGGATGCTTCCTCGACCGATGTGTATCTGGAAGCGATTGAGATCATGAAAAAGCAGGGCGGTGCCTTGCTCTGGGGAGGCGAAAAAATGGATCTTGAGGGTGGCTGTTACGTTACCCCATCTGTGGCTGAGGTCACTCCTGGCCTGGAAATCGTCAAGGAAGAGACTTTCGCCCCGCTTTTGTATATCATTGAATACGACAATCCGGTCACCAACGCGATCCGTATCCAAAACGATGTGCCCCAGGGGCTGTCATCCTCGATTTTCACTAACAATATGCTGGAAGCCGAGGAGTTTCTCTCGGCAGTCGGCTCCGATTGCGGAATCGCCAACGTCAATGTCGGCACCTCGGGAGCTGAAATCGGTCTGGCGTTCGGCGGTGAAAAAGAGACCGGCGGCGGACGTGAATCCGGCTCGGATGCCTGGAAGGAATATATGCGCCGTCAGTCCAACACGATCAACTGGTCTGGGCGCGCCGAACTGGCCCAGGGTATCAAGTTCGATTGA
- a CDS encoding DUF2089 family protein gives MAGSWNILTEMTKGKQFVVERIRLRESKVAIEGEFKLPPLARLSDADQVFVVAFIQSDGSIKQTEKLFGVSYPTIKSRLKRIAAELDFVEVEKVAPKQEVLDLLDKGEITVEEALERLK, from the coding sequence ATGGCCGGCAGCTGGAACATACTGACTGAGATGACTAAGGGCAAGCAGTTCGTGGTTGAGCGAATCCGCCTGCGAGAAAGCAAAGTAGCGATTGAGGGAGAATTCAAACTGCCCCCTCTGGCCAGATTATCTGATGCGGACCAGGTTTTCGTAGTGGCTTTTATTCAGTCCGACGGTTCGATCAAGCAGACGGAGAAGCTGTTCGGGGTCAGTTACCCGACGATCAAAAGCCGGCTTAAGAGAATAGCCGCTGAACTCGATTTCGTCGAGGTCGAGAAAGTTGCACCGAAACAGGAAGTGCTCGACCTGCTCGACAAGGGTGAGATCACGGTCGAAGAGGCGCTGGAAAGGTTGAAGTGA
- the fetB gene encoding iron export ABC transporter permease subunit FetB codes for MEGPSIQNISTVQIAICYILFLLVFTLIWYYRLKLGRDALFSTIRMSAQLFLAGLVLKYVFEFNFWYTVLIILLIMLSFGVHTIISRVRLKFRRSTLNLFLSLMIGCCGTMIFFGGLVVRYEPWYDARYLIPLLGMIIGNSMNGCALALDRYYSSMRDNRDRVEAILAFGGTPFEASRHIFIQAFKASILPTLSSMTGMGVVFLPGMMTGQILSGAEPFLAVKYQIAIMLAILSATVFSSFILLKLETRLVFNRRAQLIEL; via the coding sequence ATGGAAGGTCCCAGTATTCAGAATATCAGTACCGTACAGATCGCGATCTGTTATATCCTGTTTCTTCTGGTCTTCACACTGATCTGGTATTACAGGCTGAAGCTTGGCAGAGACGCGTTGTTTTCAACGATTCGGATGAGCGCTCAATTGTTTCTGGCCGGACTTGTGCTGAAATACGTGTTCGAGTTCAATTTCTGGTATACGGTACTGATCATCCTCTTGATAATGCTCTCGTTCGGAGTGCACACGATCATCAGCCGGGTGAGGCTTAAATTCCGACGCAGTACACTCAATCTGTTTTTGAGCCTGATGATCGGATGTTGCGGAACGATGATTTTCTTTGGCGGTCTGGTGGTGCGTTATGAGCCCTGGTACGATGCCCGCTATCTGATCCCGCTGTTGGGTATGATCATCGGTAATTCCATGAATGGATGCGCCCTGGCTCTGGATCGATATTACAGCAGTATGCGCGACAATCGTGACCGGGTTGAGGCGATTCTGGCTTTTGGGGGGACCCCTTTCGAAGCCTCCCGGCATATATTCATCCAGGCTTTCAAGGCTTCGATTCTGCCGACTCTGTCGTCGATGACCGGTATGGGGGTGGTGTTTCTGCCGGGTATGATGACCGGGCAGATCCTCTCCGGGGCGGAACCGTTTCTGGCAGTCAAGTACCAGATCGCGATTATGCTGGCAATTCTATCGGCCACGGTTTTTTCCAGCTTTATCCTCCTTAAGCTGGAAACCCGGCTGGTATTTAACCGCCGGGCTCAGCTAATCGAACTCTGA